Proteins co-encoded in one Flavivirga eckloniae genomic window:
- a CDS encoding DUF4199 domain-containing protein — protein sequence MEKSLKSIASNYGLYLGALLALLTVIAYAVSLDLLTNMWYGIFILIAIIVFGIISVAKVKQSQNGYASFKEAFTSYFFTVLIGLVISTFVSYLLFNFIDTEAAEVLKQKTIEKTVQMLEGFNTPSDAIAKSVEQIESQNQYSLGNIAKGLAGYLVLFSIIGLIVAAAMKKSNPDTE from the coding sequence ATGGAAAAATCTTTAAAGTCTATTGCTTCAAATTACGGACTATATCTAGGCGCTTTACTAGCCCTTTTAACTGTTATTGCCTATGCTGTAAGTCTGGATTTGCTAACAAATATGTGGTATGGGATTTTTATTTTAATAGCTATAATAGTCTTCGGAATTATTTCGGTTGCTAAAGTAAAACAGTCCCAAAACGGGTATGCATCGTTTAAAGAAGCTTTTACTTCATACTTCTTTACAGTTTTAATAGGCTTAGTAATAAGCACTTTTGTTTCTTATCTATTATTCAATTTTATTGATACAGAAGCTGCTGAAGTATTGAAACAAAAAACAATTGAAAAAACGGTTCAAATGCTTGAGGGTTTTAATACACCTAGCGACGCTATTGCCAAGTCTGTTGAACAAATTGAATCTCAAAATCAATATTCATTAGGAAACATTGCTAAGGGCTTAGCTGGATATTTAGTACTTTTTAGTATCATAGGGTTAATAGTTGCAGCTGCAATGAAAAAAAGTAATCCAGACACAGAATAA
- a CDS encoding glycosyltransferase family 2 protein translates to MNISVVIPLLNEQESLTELHDWIAKVMQSNHFSYEIVFIDDGSTDGSWKTISQLASQNEHVKGIRFFRNFGKSQALHAGFEKAKGDVVITMDADLQDNPDEIPELYNMIINDRFDLVSGWKKKRYDSIIAKNLPSKLFNWAARKTSGVKLHDFNCGLKAYRLEVVKNIDVNGEMHRYIPVLSKNAGFVKIGEKVVQHQARKYGETKFGMNRFINGFLDLITIWFLSRFGKRPMHLFGALGFIMFTIGLGFSFYLGIDKLFLNPAGRLITQRPQFYIALSTMIIGTQFFVAGFLGEIILRTKQGKKRYAVKNELNFD, encoded by the coding sequence ATGAATATATCTGTAGTAATACCACTACTAAACGAACAAGAATCTTTAACAGAATTACATGATTGGATTGCAAAAGTTATGCAATCCAATCATTTTTCGTATGAAATTGTTTTTATTGACGATGGCAGTACTGACGGTTCTTGGAAAACCATTTCTCAATTAGCCTCACAAAACGAACATGTAAAAGGGATTCGTTTTTTTAGAAACTTTGGGAAATCGCAAGCGCTTCATGCGGGTTTCGAAAAAGCAAAAGGTGATGTAGTTATTACTATGGATGCAGACTTACAAGATAACCCAGACGAAATTCCAGAGCTTTACAACATGATTATAAATGATCGTTTCGATTTGGTTTCCGGATGGAAAAAGAAACGTTACGATTCGATTATTGCCAAAAACTTACCATCAAAACTATTCAACTGGGCTGCCAGAAAAACATCGGGCGTAAAACTACACGATTTTAATTGTGGGCTTAAAGCATACCGATTAGAAGTTGTTAAAAATATTGATGTAAATGGTGAAATGCACCGCTACATTCCAGTACTGTCTAAAAATGCCGGATTTGTAAAAATCGGTGAAAAGGTTGTACAACATCAAGCCAGAAAATATGGTGAGACTAAATTCGGAATGAATCGTTTTATTAATGGTTTTTTAGATTTAATTACCATTTGGTTCTTGTCTAGGTTTGGTAAACGCCCTATGCATTTGTTTGGAGCCCTAGGATTTATAATGTTTACCATCGGATTAGGGTTTTCGTTCTATTTGGGTATAGATAAATTGTTTTTAAACCCAGCAGGTAGGCTAATCACACAACGTCCTCAATTTTACATTGCACTTTCTACTATGATTATTGGTACTCAATTTTTCGTTGCCGGATTTTTGGGTGAAATTATTTTACGTACCAAACAAGGCAAAAAACGCTATGCCGTTAAAAATGAGCTTAATTTCGATTAG
- a CDS encoding type B 50S ribosomal protein L31, whose translation MRKGIHPENYRLVAFKDMSNDDVFLTKSTADTNETIEVDGVEYPLVKMEISRTSHPYYTGKSKLVDTAGRIDKFKTKYAKFKK comes from the coding sequence ATGAGAAAAGGTATACATCCAGAAAATTATAGATTAGTAGCATTTAAAGATATGTCTAACGACGATGTGTTTTTAACTAAGTCTACTGCAGATACTAATGAAACTATTGAGGTTGATGGTGTTGAGTATCCACTTGTTAAAATGGAGATATCAAGAACATCACATCCTTATTATACTGGTAAATCTAAGTTAGTAGATACGGCTGGTCGTATTGATAAGTTCAAAACTAAATACGCTAAATTTAAGAAATAA
- a CDS encoding phospho-sugar mutase: MIYIEPKILDRINTWLTPTFDEETQTFIKDSIANNPKDIQESFYKDLEFGTGGMRGVMGVGTNRINKYTLGKSTQGLSDYLHQSFPNENIKVAIAYDCRHNSKTLAKVVADVFSANNIEVYLFEDLRATPELSFAVKHLNCHCGIVLTASHNPPEYNGYKVYWQDGGQLVPPHDDALIQVINNLDYANIKFEANDNLINYIGKDIDDVFIDASVKNGSVGASQEAKDDLTIVFTSLHGTSITAVPETLKRAGYKNVHIVKEQEVPDGGFPTVASPNPEEPAALKMALELADKVNADIVIGTDPDCDRLGVAVRNSENKLQLLNGNQTMVMMTDFLLKQWKAEGKIKGKEFIASTIVSTPMLNKLAEAYSVDSKIVLTGFKWIAKLIKDFSELDFIGGGEESFGFMVGDFVRDKDAVTSTLLACEIAAQCKAIGSSFYSELIKLYVDHGFYKERLVSLTKKGIEGAEEIKQMMVDARENPLTVVNGSKVVKVDDYQLSITKNMVSGEESPIDIPKSNVLIYTTEDGSQIALRPSGTEPKIKFYVSVNDTLESVDTFKDAEAKIESKIDAILKDMKLN, encoded by the coding sequence ATGATTTATATAGAACCAAAGATTTTAGATAGAATAAATACGTGGTTAACACCAACTTTTGATGAAGAAACGCAAACTTTTATTAAAGATAGTATTGCCAACAATCCAAAAGACATTCAAGAAAGTTTTTATAAAGACTTAGAGTTCGGTACCGGTGGTATGCGAGGAGTTATGGGTGTTGGTACTAACCGCATAAATAAATATACACTTGGGAAAAGTACCCAGGGCTTAAGCGATTATTTACACCAATCGTTTCCAAATGAAAACATTAAAGTAGCAATCGCATACGATTGCAGACACAATAGTAAAACGTTAGCCAAAGTTGTAGCAGACGTATTTTCGGCAAATAATATAGAAGTTTATTTATTTGAAGATTTGCGCGCAACACCAGAGCTGTCGTTTGCCGTTAAACATTTAAACTGTCACTGTGGTATTGTTTTAACCGCATCGCACAACCCTCCAGAGTATAATGGATACAAAGTGTACTGGCAAGACGGAGGTCAATTAGTACCACCACACGACGATGCTTTAATTCAAGTTATAAATAATCTGGATTATGCTAATATAAAATTTGAAGCCAACGATAATCTTATAAACTATATAGGTAAAGATATTGATGATGTGTTTATTGATGCATCTGTAAAAAACGGTAGTGTTGGCGCTTCGCAAGAAGCAAAAGACGATTTAACAATTGTATTTACATCATTGCACGGTACATCTATAACAGCCGTTCCTGAAACTTTAAAACGTGCCGGATATAAAAATGTACATATCGTAAAAGAACAGGAAGTGCCAGATGGTGGTTTTCCAACGGTAGCATCACCAAATCCAGAAGAACCAGCCGCATTAAAAATGGCATTGGAGTTAGCCGATAAAGTAAACGCCGATATTGTTATTGGTACCGATCCCGATTGTGATAGATTAGGTGTAGCTGTACGTAATTCTGAAAATAAGTTGCAATTACTTAACGGAAATCAAACCATGGTGATGATGACCGATTTCCTATTAAAGCAATGGAAAGCAGAAGGGAAAATAAAAGGAAAAGAATTTATTGCATCGACCATAGTGTCTACTCCAATGTTAAACAAACTTGCCGAAGCTTATAGCGTAGACAGCAAAATTGTTTTAACTGGATTTAAATGGATCGCTAAATTGATAAAAGATTTTTCTGAGCTAGATTTTATTGGTGGTGGCGAAGAAAGTTTCGGATTCATGGTTGGTGATTTTGTTCGCGACAAAGATGCCGTTACCTCAACGCTTTTAGCATGCGAAATAGCAGCACAATGTAAAGCCATTGGCAGCTCTTTTTACAGCGAACTCATAAAATTATATGTAGACCATGGTTTCTATAAAGAGCGTTTAGTTTCTTTAACCAAGAAAGGTATTGAAGGCGCAGAAGAAATTAAACAAATGATGGTTGACGCCCGCGAAAATCCATTAACCGTAGTTAACGGATCGAAAGTAGTAAAGGTTGATGATTATCAATTATCTATTACTAAAAATATGGTTTCTGGAGAAGAAAGCCCTATTGACATTCCAAAATCGAACGTTTTAATTTATACCACAGAAGACGGTAGCCAAATAGCATTACGTCCTAGTGGTACTGAACCAAAAATAAAGTTCTACGTGAGTGTAAATGATACTCTGGAATCTGTTGATACCTTTAAAGATGCTGAAGCCAAAATAGAATCTAAAATAGATGCTATTTTAAAAGATATGAAGCTTAATTAA
- a CDS encoding GlmU family protein has product MNYILFDGSSRNNLLPFTFTRPVADIRIGILTIRDKWETFLKSTTTTVTEDYLSDKYPMVEMEENVMINASYLPNMELVEMVKGLKENQAIFKNEDVIAFFAKETQDDIDFDRFEIFEFNDNIIKVQNTWDIFSKNGEAIQEDFNLITKDRTSQSIPSSNNIIAPENIFVEEGAKLEFVTLNASKGPIYIGKNTEIMEGAMIRGPFALCDNAVVKMAAKIYGPTTIGPASKAGGEITNSVIFANSNKGHDGYLGNSVLGEWCNLGADSNTSNLKNNYAQVRLWDYETEGFAKTGLQFCGLMMGDHSKCGINTMFNTGTVVGVSANIFGSGFPRNFIPSFSWGGNSGFTTYLTKKAFEVADVVMARRNEKFTEQDQAIFEHVFEETKKYRRE; this is encoded by the coding sequence ATGAATTATATTCTTTTTGATGGATCTTCCCGTAACAATTTGTTACCATTTACATTCACCAGACCAGTAGCCGATATTAGAATAGGAATTTTAACCATTCGCGACAAGTGGGAAACCTTTTTAAAATCGACCACTACTACTGTAACAGAAGATTATCTGTCTGATAAATACCCCATGGTAGAGATGGAAGAAAATGTGATGATTAATGCATCGTATCTACCAAATATGGAATTGGTTGAAATGGTAAAAGGATTGAAAGAAAATCAGGCGATTTTTAAAAACGAGGATGTTATTGCATTTTTTGCCAAGGAAACGCAGGATGATATCGACTTTGATCGTTTTGAAATATTTGAGTTTAACGACAATATTATAAAGGTTCAAAATACCTGGGACATATTTTCTAAAAACGGTGAAGCTATTCAGGAGGATTTTAATTTAATTACAAAAGATAGAACATCGCAATCCATACCTTCGAGTAACAACATTATAGCTCCAGAAAACATTTTTGTAGAGGAAGGGGCTAAACTGGAATTTGTAACACTTAATGCTAGTAAAGGCCCTATTTATATTGGAAAGAATACTGAGATAATGGAAGGTGCTATGATACGTGGCCCTTTTGCTTTGTGTGATAATGCTGTTGTTAAAATGGCTGCCAAGATTTATGGTCCAACCACTATTGGTCCTGCTAGTAAGGCTGGTGGCGAAATTACAAACTCTGTTATATTCGCTAATTCTAATAAAGGCCACGACGGTTATTTAGGTAATTCTGTTTTAGGCGAATGGTGTAATTTGGGTGCCGATTCCAACACTTCTAATTTAAAAAACAATTATGCTCAGGTACGTTTGTGGGACTATGAAACCGAAGGTTTTGCAAAAACCGGATTACAATTTTGTGGTTTAATGATGGGAGATCACAGTAAATGTGGCATTAATACTATGTTTAATACGGGAACAGTTGTAGGGGTAAGTGCCAATATTTTTGGCAGCGGATTTCCAAGAAATTTTATACCAAGTTTTAGTTGGGGAGGAAATAGTGGTTTTACAACTTATTTAACTAAAAAAGCATTTGAGGTAGCCGATGTTGTTATGGCCAGACGTAATGAAAAATTTACAGAACAAGATCAAGCTATTTTCGAGCATGTGTTTGAAGAAACTAAGAAGTATAGAAGAGAGTAA